The following proteins come from a genomic window of Musa acuminata AAA Group cultivar baxijiao chromosome BXJ1-7, Cavendish_Baxijiao_AAA, whole genome shotgun sequence:
- the LOC103990407 gene encoding vesicle-associated protein 1-3 isoform X2, with protein sequence MMSDCVRLPTRLSREVEVKRQSSCCMQLTNKTDNYVAFKVKTTSPKKYSVRPNMGIVQPRSAITITVTMQAQKEAPPDYQSKDKFLIQSVIANDGATTKDITAEMFNKAPDKVVEEFKLRVVYIPANPPSPVPEESEEGISPRPSMLENKTQSSTLFDAVSRSLEEAPRDESEEEETMISKLTEEKKYAMQQNKKLQKELELLRQERRKNRSGFSVTFVTIVALLGIIIGFLIKKT encoded by the exons ATGATGTCTGATTGTGTACGACTGCCGACACGATTATCTCGCGAAGTCGAAGTGAAAAGGCAGAGCTCTTGTTGCATGCAGCTGACCAACAAAACAGATAACTATGTAGCTTTCAAG gttAAAACAACAAGCCCCAAGAAATATAGCGTGCGCCCAAACATGGGAATTGTTCAGCCCAGGTCCGCAATTACCATAACAG TGACAATGCAAGCTCAGAAGGAAGCTCCACCTGATTATCAAAGCAAAGACAAGTTTCTTATCCAGAGTGTTATTGCAAATGATGGAGCAACAACCAAGGACATTACTGCTGAAATG TTCAACAAAGCACCTGACAAAGTTGTTGAGGAGTTTAAGCTACGGGTTGTTTATATACCTGCTAATCCTCCCTCACCAGTTCCTGAGGAATCAGAGGAAGGAATTTCCCCACGGCCATCCATGCTAGAGAATAAAACTCAGAGTTCAACCTTGTTTGATGCT GTATCAAGATCCTTAGAAGAAGCTCCTAGAGATGAATCTGAGGAG GAGGAgactatgatttcaaagttgaCTGAGGAGAAGAAGTATGCAATGCAACAAAATAAGAAGTTGCAAAAAGAGCTG GAACTGCTAAGACAAGAAAGGCGCAAAAACCGTAGCGGTTTCTCTGTCACGTTTGTTACGATTGTGGCTCTTTTGGGGATCATCATAGGTTTTCtcatcaagaaaacatag
- the LOC103991066 gene encoding uncharacterized protein LOC103991066 encodes MSSGWMKSFRCRSNDVDDVVCPLAPSSSSAKKWLLLPSLLLSCADSSSHAPNDVLPKRPSAASSRTPKPEPRSRPQVSAPPPSPATAVAPAGPFPSLVELPPGHPSRRVVEIIFGSRWCSGEGRASGADAFSGTIEMIFRVRNPARSVARFEEYRAAVRSRAARSDDARCAADGNEMMRFQCRPPASAGEVFDGGVAWSPAEGIRTFAGSGGAHESGGGGGAGRRAMLVCRVIAGRVRAESDPESAGDSVSLGEGELLVFDPRAVLPCFLIIYKL; translated from the coding sequence ATGTCCTCCGGCTGGATGAAGTCGTTTCGCTGCAGATCTAACGACGTCGACGACGTCGTCTGCCCCCTCGCGCCGTCGTCTTCGTCTGCCAAGAAGTGGCTGCTCCTTCCCTCCTTATTGCTCTCCTGCGCCGACTCCTCTTCTCACGCTCCTAACGACGTCCTCCCGAAACGTCCCTCCGCCGCTTCCTCCCGAACGCCGAAACCCGAGCCGAGATCCCGCCCGCAAGTCTCCGCCCCGCCTCCCTCCCCGGCCACGGCGGTGGCGCCCGCTGGCCCGTTCCCGTCTTTGGTGGAGCTGCCGCCTGGCCACCCCTCGCGCCGGGTGGTGGAGATCATCTTCGGGTCGCGATGGTGTTCCGGCGAAGGGCGCGCTTCCGGGGCCGACGCCTTCTCCGGAACGATCGAGATGATCTTCCGGGTCCGCAACCCGGCCCGGAGCGTCGCCCGGTTCGAGGAATACCGCGCAGCCGTCCGTTCCCGCGCCGCCCGGTCCGACGACGCGCGGTGCGCAGCCGACGGGAACGAGATGATGCGGTTCCAGTGCCGCCCTCCCGCCTCGGCCGGCGAGGTGTTCGACGGCGGAGTGGCGTGGTCGCCGGCGGAGGGGATACGTACATTCGCGGGGAGCGGCGGGGCCCACGAGAGCGGGGGCGGCGGCGGGGCCGGGCGGCGGGCGATGCTGGTGTGCCGGGTCATCGCGGGCCGGGTCCGGGCCGAGTCGGACCCCGAGTCCGCGGGCGACTCGGTGAGTTTGGGCGAAGGTGAGCTTCTGGTGTTCGATCCCCGCGCTGTGCTGCCGTGCTTTCTAATTATCTATAAGCTTTAA
- the LOC103990407 gene encoding vesicle-associated protein 1-3 isoform X1 has product MISGGLLKIHPSELKLPFEVKRQSSCCMQLTNKTDNYVAFKVKTTSPKKYSVRPNMGIVQPRSAITITVTMQAQKEAPPDYQSKDKFLIQSVIANDGATTKDITAEMFNKAPDKVVEEFKLRVVYIPANPPSPVPEESEEGISPRPSMLENKTQSSTLFDAVSRSLEEAPRDESEEEETMISKLTEEKKYAMQQNKKLQKELELLRQERRKNRSGFSVTFVTIVALLGIIIGFLIKKT; this is encoded by the exons ATGATCAGTGgagggcttctcaagatccacccCTCCGAGCTCAAATTGCCTT TCGAAGTGAAAAGGCAGAGCTCTTGTTGCATGCAGCTGACCAACAAAACAGATAACTATGTAGCTTTCAAG gttAAAACAACAAGCCCCAAGAAATATAGCGTGCGCCCAAACATGGGAATTGTTCAGCCCAGGTCCGCAATTACCATAACAG TGACAATGCAAGCTCAGAAGGAAGCTCCACCTGATTATCAAAGCAAAGACAAGTTTCTTATCCAGAGTGTTATTGCAAATGATGGAGCAACAACCAAGGACATTACTGCTGAAATG TTCAACAAAGCACCTGACAAAGTTGTTGAGGAGTTTAAGCTACGGGTTGTTTATATACCTGCTAATCCTCCCTCACCAGTTCCTGAGGAATCAGAGGAAGGAATTTCCCCACGGCCATCCATGCTAGAGAATAAAACTCAGAGTTCAACCTTGTTTGATGCT GTATCAAGATCCTTAGAAGAAGCTCCTAGAGATGAATCTGAGGAG GAGGAgactatgatttcaaagttgaCTGAGGAGAAGAAGTATGCAATGCAACAAAATAAGAAGTTGCAAAAAGAGCTG GAACTGCTAAGACAAGAAAGGCGCAAAAACCGTAGCGGTTTCTCTGTCACGTTTGTTACGATTGTGGCTCTTTTGGGGATCATCATAGGTTTTCtcatcaagaaaacatag
- the LOC135679873 gene encoding protein YABBY 5-like: MSSSSAAFSFDHFSSSPSEQLCYAYCNFCDTILAVSVPRSSLFMTVTVKCGKCTNLLSVNARGLLFPEVNQFRLGHSFLTLPHHRLSDEIPCSPTSLLMDPTTMNTTTTTTTNTLVASVNRGTDDKLRRTPVLNKPLEKRQRIPSAYNRFIKDEIQRIKAVNPDITHREAFSAAAKNWAHFPHIHFGLMPDQLMKKASFRLQEGEDVLLKDSF, translated from the exons ATGTCATCCTCCTCAGCCGCCTTTTCTTTTGACCACTTCTCGTCATCCCCTTCCGAGCAGCTCTGCTACGCTTACTGCAACTTCTGCGACACCATTCTCGCG GTGAGCGTTCCCCGTAGTAGTCTTTTCATGACGGTGACGGTGAAGTGCGGCAAGTGCACCAACCTTCTCTCTGTCAATGCGAGGGGACTTCTCTTCCCCGAGGTCAACCAGTTCCGACTTGGCCATTCCTTTCTGACTCTCCCCCATCACAGGCTCTCG GATGAGATACCATGCTCACCTACAAGCTTACTAATGGATCCAACCACAatgaacaccaccaccaccaccaccaccaatacTCTAGTGGCTTCAGTCAACAGAGGAACTGATGATAAACTTCGACGGACGCCGGTCCTTAACAAAc CTTTGGAGAAAAGGCAGAGAATTCCATCCGCATACAATCGATTTATCAA GGATGAAATCCAACGCATAAAAGCTGTGAATCCCGACATTACTCACAGAGAGGCCTTCAGTGCAGCTGCAAAAAAC TGGGCTCACTTTCCGCACATCCATTTCGGTCTGATGCCGGATCAGCTCATGAAGAAGGCCAGCTTTCGGCTGCAG GAGGGAGAGGATGTTCTTCTCAAAGACAGCTTCTGA
- the LOC135678416 gene encoding adenine phosphoribosyltransferase 3-like isoform X2, giving the protein MGLDILFLCCPCLSEAVQISVDAIAMGELNDIKGLVLHLVAVLQIAAFGGVEARGFIFGPPIALAIGAKFVPLRKPRKLPGEVISENYILEYGSDCLEMHVGAVQPGERALVVDDLIATGGTLCAAISLLERAGAEVLECACVIELPELKGRGRLKGKPLYVLVESH; this is encoded by the exons ATGGGCCTCGATATTCTATTTCTCTGTTGTCCGTGCCTTTCCGAGGCTGTTCAGATTTCGGTAGATGCGATCGCGATGGGAGAGTTGAACGACATTAAGGGACTAGTGCTTCATTTAGTTGCTGTGCTTCAAATTGCAGCCTTTGGAG GAGTTGAGGCTAGAGGCTTCATATTTGGTCCTCCAATTGCATTGGCAATCGGTGCAAAGTTTGTCCCACTAAGAAAGCCAAGAAAGTTGCCAG GTGAAGTGATTTCAGAGAACTACATACTGGAATATGGATCTGATTGTCTTGAAATGCATGTTGGGGCAGTCCAACCCGGTGAACGAGCTCTAGTAGTCGATGATTTGATCGCGACCGGTGGAACTCTTTGTGCTGCGATAAGTTTACTCG AGCGGGCTGGGGCTGAGGTGCTTGAATGCGCATGTGTAATTGAACTTCCAGAACTCAAG GGCCGAGGGAGGTTAAAAGGCAAACCGTTATACGTACTGGTGGAGTCCCATTGA
- the LOC135678416 gene encoding adenine phosphoribosyltransferase 4-like isoform X1 gives MAVCEDKKQDTRIQRIASSIRVVPDFPKKGIMFQDITTLLLEPKAFKDTVDLFVEQYTGRGISVVAGVEARGFIFGPPIALAIGAKFVPLRKPRKLPGEVISENYILEYGSDCLEMHVGAVQPGERALVVDDLIATGGTLCAAISLLERAGAEVLECACVIELPELKGRGRLKGKPLYVLVESH, from the exons ATGGCGGTTTGCGAGGACAAGAAGCAGGACACGCGCATTCAACGCATAGCTTCGTCCATTCGCGTGGTTCCCGACTTCCCCAAGAAAG GGATCATGTTCCAAGACATCACGACGCTGCTGCTCGAGCCGAAAGCGTTCAAGGACACAGTGGATTTGTTCGTGGAGCAGTACACGGGGAGAGGCATCTCTGTCGTCGCCG GAGTTGAGGCTAGAGGCTTCATATTTGGTCCTCCAATTGCATTGGCAATCGGTGCAAAGTTTGTCCCACTAAGAAAGCCAAGAAAGTTGCCAG GTGAAGTGATTTCAGAGAACTACATACTGGAATATGGATCTGATTGTCTTGAAATGCATGTTGGGGCAGTCCAACCCGGTGAACGAGCTCTAGTAGTCGATGATTTGATCGCGACCGGTGGAACTCTTTGTGCTGCGATAAGTTTACTCG AGCGGGCTGGGGCTGAGGTGCTTGAATGCGCATGTGTAATTGAACTTCCAGAACTCAAG GGCCGAGGGAGGTTAAAAGGCAAACCGTTATACGTACTGGTGGAGTCCCATTGA
- the LOC103990407 gene encoding vesicle-associated protein 1-3 isoform X3, whose protein sequence is MISGGLLKIHPSELKLPFEVKRQSSCCMQLTNKTDNYVAFKVKTTSPKKYSVRPNMGIVQPRSAITITVTMQAQKEAPPDYQSKDKFLIQSVIANDGATTKDITAEMFNKAPDKVVEEFKLRVVYIPANPPSPVPEESEEGISPRPSMLENKTQSSTLFDAVSRSLEEAPRDESEEELLRQERRKNRSGFSVTFVTIVALLGIIIGFLIKKT, encoded by the exons ATGATCAGTGgagggcttctcaagatccacccCTCCGAGCTCAAATTGCCTT TCGAAGTGAAAAGGCAGAGCTCTTGTTGCATGCAGCTGACCAACAAAACAGATAACTATGTAGCTTTCAAG gttAAAACAACAAGCCCCAAGAAATATAGCGTGCGCCCAAACATGGGAATTGTTCAGCCCAGGTCCGCAATTACCATAACAG TGACAATGCAAGCTCAGAAGGAAGCTCCACCTGATTATCAAAGCAAAGACAAGTTTCTTATCCAGAGTGTTATTGCAAATGATGGAGCAACAACCAAGGACATTACTGCTGAAATG TTCAACAAAGCACCTGACAAAGTTGTTGAGGAGTTTAAGCTACGGGTTGTTTATATACCTGCTAATCCTCCCTCACCAGTTCCTGAGGAATCAGAGGAAGGAATTTCCCCACGGCCATCCATGCTAGAGAATAAAACTCAGAGTTCAACCTTGTTTGATGCT GTATCAAGATCCTTAGAAGAAGCTCCTAGAGATGAATCTGAGGAG GAACTGCTAAGACAAGAAAGGCGCAAAAACCGTAGCGGTTTCTCTGTCACGTTTGTTACGATTGTGGCTCTTTTGGGGATCATCATAGGTTTTCtcatcaagaaaacatag